Below is a genomic region from Trichoderma asperellum chromosome 2, complete sequence.
TGCTGCTGACTGAGCCTGACAGAAGCGTGGGACGCAACAGCGTCGTTGGGGAAGGGAGCTGCGTAGCCGCTGCTATTCGCCAGAGTGTAGAATGTGTCAGTGGGAACGTGGCCAATCTTATAGGTGACTCTGTTCTTGCTGGTGTTCTTTAGAGTGATCTGTCGCTTTGAAACGAAGTGGTCGGTGTCGTTGAACGACAAGCTGgatggggagagaagagtgGTCGCAAATGCTGCGTCGTAGGCCTGGATGAGACCACCACCTTGTTGAGCAACCGGGGCGAGGAAGTCGTAGAACTTGGCGCCATCGTTGAAAAGCTGGGGGTTGGCAGTAGTAGCCAGAAGATTCTCAAGCAAGGTAGGGTCGAAGTTGGAGCGAGCCTGAGCCACCAGAgcaacggcggcagcagtCAATGGACAGGCCATTGATGTGCCAGAGAGGGTTGCATAACCACCAAGAGCAACGGGATAGGTAGACAAGATGTTGCCGCCAGGAGAGCTGATCTGGGGCTTGACATCCATCTCCCAGGTAGGGCCCCAGCTCGTGTAAGTGCTGAGGGCGCCGCCGGTAGCCTTATTGTTAGAGAACTGAATCTGCTTAGTAGCTTCATTTAGATCGACCATTGACAGTGTAACAGTTTTTCCGTCCTTGATGGCAGCAATCCAAGTTGCTCCAGTGGAATCCTCAACCATACCAGCGGCTGTAATCTGTGGCACGGTGCTAACATCGACTGACAGGGCGCCAGCAATGGTGTTGTAGTAGAGGAGATACTTGCCACCCTTGGCAGCAACGTTTTGAGCCTTCTGGACAAAGGTACAGCTACCTCGGCGAACAAGAACAATATGATCGGACAAGTCAGGGGTGTTGTCGGGGAGTGGAGAGCATGCGTCGTCTGCAATAGTCGTGTCGAGTGTCAGAGCATAGACTGGCTTGGTAACGCCCTTCCAACCGTCGGCTCCTTTGGACGCAGGGACGTAACCAAATTTTGTATCAGCACCACTATCAATCTTATAGCTGGAGAGCGAGAATACGGTTGGGATGTTCTCGTTATCAACAGAGGCAACAGCCAGAACCTTTTTGCCATTGGCCGCCGTGCTGGCGTAGAAAAGGCCGTGGTCGCCATCGTTACCAGCAGAGACAGTGCATGGAACACCAGCGCTGACAATTCgggcaacagcaacagcccaTGGCTCTTCGGCCCAGCCAGAGGGGCCTCCGATGGAGGCTGTGATGATTTGAGCACCGTCTTCAAAGGCCTTGTTATATGCGGCGATCAGGACATCATTGCCGGCCTGGCCTTCACAGCCAAAAACTCGATAAGCGCCGAGAGTGACATCAGGAGCACCACCAGTGAATCCGTAGGGATTCTTCTGCGCAGCAATGATACCGGCAACGTGAGAGCCGTGGCCGGCACAGTCCTTAGGATCATTGTCAGGCACAGGTGTATTGAAGCCACTATAGTCGTCGCCAACTAAATCCGTACCAAAAGACACCAAACATCCTGCGCCAAAGCAGCCACCTAGAGCAGGGTGGGTGTAGTCAATCTAGCATCGCATAAGCTTATGtctggaagagaagagccgAGTGAGAAAGATAAGTTTCATCCTACTTACACCTGTGTCAATCACCGCAACCTTAACACCCTTGCCGGTGTAGCCCTTTGCCTGTAGCTTATCGATCTGGACCATCTTGTGAGGAGGAAAGTTGCTAGGATCTGTCGGGCTCACGTCTCTAGACTGTAGAGCGGGAAGAGAGTTGGTACCAGCAACCCACTCAACTTTCGGATTGGGAGCCTGGATAAGGGTAACTGGCCACATGTTCTTAACGGCAGGCAGCTGGGCCATCTTCTGAGCTTTATCTTCATGATTAGAGAGATCTTTGAGTTGGACCGAGACACCTTTGAACAGCTTATAATCGAACTTCATGCGGGTCGACCCTTCGCCATTgagctgcttataaaattcGGCAGTATCCTAATTGCGCCTCGTCAGTATTTGCACACTCGTTGCTGCATTGCTATATGCCAATAGCCGTGCGAGTAACTCACATGATCATTCTCGAATTCAAAGATATAGGCGCCTGGGACGATTTTTGATGTGTGGCCAGAGCCACGAGCTATGGCTCCAGTTATGGTCGCCAACAGCGACACAAACAAAGCTGAGCGAACCATCGTGGAGTGCCGCTTGGTTGGAGATGAAAGTGCCACAGCGATGCAATGCTCATAAAAGGATGAGTCGAGATAATGACCGGTACGCCAGGCTCCGAGCGACCAGAACGCTGCTCTCTACTTCGCTCAATCGGCCATCGAGGTGACGGGATACCCGGATTATAAGTAGTCCCTCCCTCGAGGCAAGACCTCGAGCCCTGCAGTCGGTTGGAGCCGACAAACATGGCTTGGTTCAGAAATTTCTCTCGGAAATGGGTCTTTCATCGCCAAAATGACTTAGAACACGATGTTCGACGCGCACTGATGCAGTAGCCAAGACATGACCAACGGGGGCTTGAAAGCTCATTATCCCCCTGCAGCTGTAGCTTCAGGGGTCAGAGACCTTTTGTCCCATGCTAGACGCACATGATAGCGGTAGTATTCGTGTAGTACAAATTGCATTCGCCAAGATCATTATCTCAATGGATAGGCACAGCGGGACAAACTATATTTGAGCACGCGATGAGGATGCATGCGGGGCCAATTTCTCACCGGACGACATACATAAGATCGAAATCGCCACTACCAG
It encodes:
- a CDS encoding uncharacterized protein (MEROPS:MER0047718~EggNog:ENOG41~SECRETED:SignalP(1-19)); protein product: MVRSALFVSLLATITGAIARGSGHTSKIVPGAYIFEFENDHDTAEFYKQLNGEGSTRMKFDYKLFKGVSVQLKDLSNHEDKAQKMAQLPAVKNMWPVTLIQAPNPKVEWVAGTNSLPALQSRDVSPTDPSNFPPHKMVQIDKLQAKGYTGKGVKVAVIDTGIDYTHPALGGCFGAGCLVSFGTDLVGDDYSGFNTPVPDNDPKDCAGHGSHVAGIIAAQKNPYGFTGGAPDVTLGAYRVFGCEGQAGNDVLIAAYNKAFEDGAQIITASIGGPSGWAEEPWAVAVARIVSAGVPCTVSAGNDGDHGLFYASTAANGKKVLAVASVDNENIPTVFSLSSYKIDSGADTKFGYVPASKGADGWKGVTKPVYALTLDTTIADDACSPLPDNTPDLSDHIVLVRRGSCTFVQKAQNVAAKGGKYLLYYNTIAGALSVDVSTVPQITAAGMVEDSTGATWIAAIKDGKTVTLSMVDLNEATKQIQFSNNKATGGALSTYTSWGPTWEMDVKPQISSPGGNILSTYPVALGGYATLSGTSMACPLTAAAVALVAQARSNFDPTLLENLLATTANPQLFNDGAKFYDFLAPVAQQGGGLIQAYDAAFATTLLSPSSLSFNDTDHFVSKRQITLKNTSKNRVTYKIGHVPTDTFYTLANSSGYAAPFPNDAVASHASVRLSQQQVTVPAGRSITIDVFPTPPRGVDAKRLGLWSGYITVNGTDGSHLSVPYQGLTGSLRKQQVLFPEDSWISNSTDTKLNPVANGTVFTIPGPGNAGPTDILPALAVNLALGTRIVRADLVLLSAPPHGTKIKTKKFFDTTSIGQPSGSPLLWQSRGPTSISWSGELTDNKFAPPGTYKVVFHALRIFGNEKKKEDWYVSESPAFTIKYA